From one Lolium rigidum isolate FL_2022 chromosome 4, APGP_CSIRO_Lrig_0.1, whole genome shotgun sequence genomic stretch:
- the LOC124705763 gene encoding protochlorophyllide reductase B, chloroplastic — translation MALQTATSFLPSALSARKEGAVKDSAFLGVRLADGLKLDTSSLGLRTKRVNTSSVAIRAQASAVSAPIATPASPAGKKTLRTGTAIITGASSGLGLATAKALAESGKWHVIMACRDYLKTARAARAAGMPKGSYTIVHLDLASLDSVRQFVNNVRQLDMPIDVVVCNAAVYQPTAKEPSFTADGFEMSVGVNHLGHFLLARELLEDLKASDYPSKRLIIVGSITGNTNTLAGNVPPKANLGDLRGLASGLNGAGSAAMIDGAEFDGAKAYKDSKVCNMLTMQEFHRRYHEETGITFASLYPGCIATTGLFREHIPLFRLLFPPFQKYITKGYVSEEEAGKRLAQVVSEPSLTKSGVYWSWNNNSASFENQLSEEASDTEKARKVWELSEKLVGLA, via the exons ATGGCTCTCCAGACGGCCACCTCCTTCCTCCCGTCGGCGCTCTCCGCGCGCAAGGAG GGAGCGGTGAAGGATTCGGCCTTCTTGGGTGTTCGTCTCGCGGATGGCCTCAAATTGGACACCTCCTCGCTCGGACTGCGGACCAAG AGAGTGAACACGTCGTCGGTGGCCATTCGCGCGCAGGCGTCGGCGGTGTCCGCGCCCATCGCGACCCCGGCGTCCCCGGCGGGCAAGAAGACCCTCCGCACGGGCACCGCGATCATCACTGGTGCGTCGTCCGGCCTCGGCCTCGCCACGGCCAAGGCCCTGGCGGAGTCCGGCAAGTGGCACGTCATCATGGCCTGCCGCGACTACCTCAAGACCGCGCGCGCCGCCCGGGCGGCCGGCATGCCCAAGGGCAGCTACACCATCGTCCACCTCGACCTCGCCTCCCTCGACAGCGTCCGCCAGTTCGTCAACAACGTGCGCCAGCTCGACATGCCCATCGACGTCGTTGTCTGCAACGCCGCCGTCTACCAGCCCACCGCCAAGGAGCCCTCCTTCACCGCCGACGGCTTCGAGATGAGCGTCGGCGTCAACCACCTCGGCCATTTCCTGCTCGCCCGCGAGCTGCTCGAGGACCTCAAGGCATCCGACTACCCCTCCAAGCGCCTCATCATCGTCGGCTCCATCACCG GGAACACGAACACGCTGGCCGGCAACGTGCCGCCGAAGGCGAACCTGGGGGACCTGAGGGGCCTGGCGTCCGGGCTGAACGGCGCGGGCAGCGCCGCCATGATCGACGGCGCGGAGTTCGACGGCGCCAAGGCGTACAAGGACAGCAAGGTGTGCAACATGCTCACCATGCAGGAGTTTCACCGCCGGTACCACGAGGAGACCGGGATCACCTTCGCGTCGCTCTACCCGGGATGCATCGCCACCACCGGCCTCTTCCGGGAGCACATCCCGCtcttccgcctcctcttcccgCCCTTCCAGAAGTACATCACCAAGGGCTACGTctccgaggaggaggccggcaAGAGGCTGGCGCAGGTGGTCAGCGAGCCCAGCCTCACCAAGTCCGGCGTCTACTGGAGCTGGAACAACAACTCCGCCTCATTCGAGAACCAGCTCTCCGAGGAGGCCAGTGACACCGAGAAGGCCAGGAAGGTTTGGGAGCTCAGCGAGAAGCTCGTCGGACTAGCATGA